TATTTTTGACACACAGGCTGCTCTTACCGTAGACGGCATACAGCTTGTTGCGGCATGTGACCTTTATACGGGAAGATTGGAACGTGCCAAGGAACTTTGGGGAGAAGACACTTTCACCACGCGCGACTATAGAGAAATCTTAAACAGAAAAGATATTGATGCCGTTATCATCGCGACCCCGGACCATTGGCATAAAAAAATAGTAATTGATTCGCTTAAAGCAGGCAAACATGTGTATTGTGAAAAGCCCATGGTACAGCAATGGCAAGAGGGCCAAGATATTATTTCAGCCCAAAAGGCTTCAGGAAAAATATGCCAAATAGGTAGTCAAGGAATGTCTTCTTTAGGTAATGAAAAAGCAAAACAATTGTATAAAGAAGGTGCTATTGGAGACATTGTTATGCTAGATTTTTATAATGATCGTTATTCAGCTGAAGGCGCTTGGCAATACCCTATTCCTCCAGATGCCGGAAAAAAAACGGTTGATTTTGACACCTTTTTGGGCAGCGCACCAAAAGTACCTTATGAAGATAAACGCTTTTTTAGATGGAGAAATTATAAAGATTATGGCACTGGTGTTGCCGGAGATTTGTTCGTTCATGCCTTCTCTACCTTAAACCATATAATTGATTCGCACGGACCCAACCGGGCTATGGCTACAGGAGGATTACGATACTGGAAAGACGGCAGAGATGTACCCGATGTGAGTATTACACTTTACGATTATCCAAAAACAGAAACTCATGCAGCATTTAATGCAGCATTTAGAATCAACTTTATTGCCGGAAGCGGTGGCGGAAGTGGTTTTAAATTAGTAGGTACTGAAGGTGAGATGGAGATAGGACAAAATTCCGTTTCGCTCAGAAGGTCAAAACTTGGTTTAGTACCAGGTGGCTACTCTATGATTTCCTTTCCCGAAGCAATGCAAAAAAAGATTAAAAATGGGTACGCACAGCAAAATATAGAAACGCGTACATCTGCCCTAGAAACAGGATCTACAAAATGGCAAGCTCCAAAGGATTACAAAGGTGGTCATCACGACCATTTCTATAATTTCTTTACCGCCATAAGAGAAAACGGAAAAGTCATACAAGACCCAACATTTGGTTTGCGAGCTGCCGGTGCTGCCCTATTAGCCAATGAAAGTTATTACAAGAATAAACCCATAAACTGGAACCCCACCGAAATGAAAATTGGATAACTTATAAAGAAAGGGCGGCACGCATATAACGTACCGCCCTTATAGTTGCGTAGTTTAAGTGCATCTATATCTTAAAGCTAACCACTGGTATTTTGGAGTGGTTAACAACATCTTCGCCAATACTGCCCATAAAGAAATGTGCTAAGCCTTTACGGCCATGGGTAGATATACCAATGGCATCGGCATTATTGGCTTCACTATAATTTAGAACCCCACGTTCTACACTATAGTCATTATATATTTCAACTTGTAATGCCTGATTTACTTTTCCTATAAAATTGTTTATCCGAGTATAGATATCACTTGAGCTCATAAAATCATCACCAGGTGTGTTGATATAGACCAAATCAAGATTGGCTTGTAACATCTCTGAAAATGCCTTTGCTTTTTCAAATGCTTCAGTACTTTCTTCCCTAAAATCCGATGCAAATACAAAACGCTCAATTTTGAAATCGTTTATTTCATTTTTAATTACAATTACCGGAATTTCAGCATTACGCACTACTTTTTCGGCGTTAGAGCCTATAAAAATTTCTTCAAGACCGTCAGTTCCGTGAGAACCCATAACAATAAGTTCTGCGTTATGCTCTAAAGCTATTTCGTTTACCTCACTGAACACTTTATAGTGTTTAATAATCGGAGTAACTTTTAAACCTTCCAAATATGGCTTGTTTAGAAATTCTTTAAAACGTTTCTCTGCTAGTTTGATTAGAAAAACGGTCTGCTCAGGATGGAAACCTTCCGTAGAGGTAATCATAGCCTGATTTAATTCTAACATGTGGAGCGCCAATATTTCCGCACCATGTTTCTTAGCAAGTGAGACTGCCACTTTTAAGGCATATTCAGACTGTTGAGAAAAATCTAAGGGTACAATTATTTTTTTCATGATATATCTATTTTTAACGATTAGGGCAGTATTAAACAGTCATAGAGAACAATCTTCTTTTGGGCTCTTTTTGATGTAACAGCACATCGAACGCCATACAAATATTCCTAATAAACGGGCGACCTTTTGCAGTGACCTCAATGCCAGAAGTACCAATGTTGACCAAATTATCCTCCTCCATTACACGTAGCCTATCAACAACCTTATCTATTCCATTAAAGTGTTGACTGAACAAGCCCCATGTAGTTTTAAAATCACACATTAAATTTAAGATGTGCTTTCTGACTACACGGTCTTCATCCGTTAGAATATGACCTCGATAAACTGGAATAACATCATTTTCTACTAAATGCTGATATTCTTCAATACCTTTTACATTTTGGGCAAAACCATACCAACTATCACTAATACTTGAGGCTCCCAAACCAATCATTGCTTGCGTTTTGGATGCAGTGTATCCCATAAAATTGCGGTGCAAATCTCCTAATTCCATCGATTTATAAAGCGAGTCGGATGCAAGGGCAAAATGGTCCATGCCTATTTCATGATAACCTACATCTGCCAACAAAGCTTTACCCGTTTCATATTGTTGCCGTTTTTCATCTGCAGTGGGCAAATCGGCATCCTTATACCCTCTTTGTCCGTTTCCTTTTAACCACGGCACGTGTGCATAGCTGTAAAATGCCAACCGATCCGGACGTAACTCTTTGGTTCGTAAAATGGTTTCGCGAACATGTTCTTCTTTTTGAAAAGGCAACCCAAAAATAATATCATGACCTATTGACGTATAACCAATTTGTCTAGCCCATTCCGTAACATTTTTTACGTTCGCAAAAGGCTGAATGCGGTGTATGGCCTGTTGTACTTTTACATTGTAATCCTGTACACCAAAACTAACCCGTCTAAAACCTACATCATATAACGCTTGTAAATGTTCTTTGGTTGTATTGTTGGGATGCCCCTCAAAACTAAATTCATAATCCTCTGCCCTTTTGGCAATACTAAAAATACCTTTTACCAGGTTCTTTAAATGCTGAGGCGTGAAAAAGGTTGGTGTACCACCTCCCAAATGAAGTTCTTTTATAATTGGTCTTTCAGAGAATAAATCACAATACAACTTCCATTCTTTTAATACTGACCGTATGTACGGCTCTTCTACTTCATGCCTTTGCGTTACACGCTTATGACAACCACAGAACGTGCACATACTCTCGCAAAAAGGCAGATGTATATAAAGGCTTATGCCTTCTGTTGCATTGCTCTCATCAAAACTCTGGATTAAGCTGGACTGCCATTTTTTATTAGAAAAAGTGTCCATATTCCAGTAAGGAACGGTAGGATAACTAGTATATCTAGGGCCTGCAACATTATATTTCTGAATTAAACTGCACATAGATCGTATCTTGATTTTGATACAAACTTAGCTTCGTTATACGGACCAAAATATGATATATGTCAGGTAGCGAAAATATCTCATGTCCGCTATTGCAATTCTTCACAGTCAAAACCATGTTTTTGCAAAACGGAAGCGAACTGCGATGGTTGCTGACGGGTTTCAACCCTGAGAATATTATCACAATCCTCAAGGTCAAAATTCCATCTACCTTCCGGCTCTACCAAACGGTTCAACAGCGGCCTTAAATGCCTTATTTGGTTATTCTTAACTACAGTTGTTTTAAAAACCAGAACAGTCATAACTCTAAAATTAAGCTTCTGATCTTTCCCAAAACATAGGTGGTTCAATACCCAAAGACCTTAAATACACATAACCTTGACCGCGATGATGTATTTCATTATCTATAAAATACAAAATAGTAGATTGGATGGTACCTTCGTACTGACCAAAAAGTTTAATCGTATCATGAAATTTATCTACCCCTATCTTAGCCCAATTGGCATTAATCTCTTCTGTGGCTTCGTCCCAAAGCGCTAAGGTTTTGGCTTTACTATTTCCATGAGCTACGTCTTCTGTGAAGGCAGCTGCTTTTCCCGTAACTATTTCTTGCATTCCAGGACCTGCTATACTCAAGAGTTCATCTACCATTTTTGAAAATGGACGCATTCCGCCAATGCTGTATTCAAAAAAATCTTTCTCAGGAAATGCTTCTATTACTTTTCTGGTCAAAGTTCTATGTCCTTGCCAGTGGGCCAATAGTTCCGATGGAAGAATAACCTGGGCTACTTTTTCTTTTGATGTGGTTGCTGTGCTCATAATTTACATTTTTAAGGTTCGTATTGTATTACAAGAACAAATGTAAAAGTGGGTAGTGACAGCAGTTTGTCAGTAGTAAAATTGAAATGCTATATTTTTAGAAAGATTGATATAAAATAAGTTGCATTTTAAAACATATTAGTAAGATGAACTCATCAGATATAGCTTTATGTCTTCCAAATCCATCATTCTTTAATTGTCACGTTGTTTTTCAATATATATCAAATCAGTTCTCAAATCTTCAATCAAGACATAATACTTTTTAAAAAGTTTTTTTTGAACATCCAATTCAGTTTTTTCCGAACTGATTATGTCCTTCAAATTATTATCTATTTCCGACAACTCTCGATTTTTCAACAGTGTTTTAACCTTCAAATTGCGTTGGACTGGTTCATACCCATTCTGGAAAATGTGACAAACAGTATGCCTTTTGTATTCCAAAAAATCAAATTCAGCCAATGGAATGTTTTCTTTAAAATCTTCAATAAATTTTAAAATACGTTGAAATAACTGAATCTTGAATATGTCTGATGTGGGTAGCTTAGGAATAATATTTTGGCAATATTCATCTCCCTCCTTTAAAAACTGTACCAATTTAACTATAAATAATTCTGCTGAATTATGATTGTATTCCTTATTTATCTCGACATTAAGTATAAACAAACTATGAAGCCATTGAAGAAACTGCAATTCTTGCACAACACCCTTTTTGACATATTCATACTTAAACTCCTCAT
This genomic interval from Zobellia roscoffensis contains the following:
- a CDS encoding Gfo/Idh/MocA family protein, giving the protein MKQKSSRRNFIRKAALSSAAITSAPFILSASKNENILMQRAYETNVFSPNDQINLALIGTGIQGIFDTQAALTVDGIQLVAACDLYTGRLERAKELWGEDTFTTRDYREILNRKDIDAVIIATPDHWHKKIVIDSLKAGKHVYCEKPMVQQWQEGQDIISAQKASGKICQIGSQGMSSLGNEKAKQLYKEGAIGDIVMLDFYNDRYSAEGAWQYPIPPDAGKKTVDFDTFLGSAPKVPYEDKRFFRWRNYKDYGTGVAGDLFVHAFSTLNHIIDSHGPNRAMATGGLRYWKDGRDVPDVSITLYDYPKTETHAAFNAAFRINFIAGSGGGSGFKLVGTEGEMEIGQNSVSLRRSKLGLVPGGYSMISFPEAMQKKIKNGYAQQNIETRTSALETGSTKWQAPKDYKGGHHDHFYNFFTAIRENGKVIQDPTFGLRAAGAALLANESYYKNKPINWNPTEMKIG
- a CDS encoding universal stress protein is translated as MKKIIVPLDFSQQSEYALKVAVSLAKKHGAEILALHMLELNQAMITSTEGFHPEQTVFLIKLAEKRFKEFLNKPYLEGLKVTPIIKHYKVFSEVNEIALEHNAELIVMGSHGTDGLEEIFIGSNAEKVVRNAEIPVIVIKNEINDFKIERFVFASDFREESTEAFEKAKAFSEMLQANLDLVYINTPGDDFMSSSDIYTRINNFIGKVNQALQVEIYNDYSVERGVLNYSEANNADAIGISTHGRKGLAHFFMGSIGEDVVNHSKIPVVSFKI
- the hemN gene encoding oxygen-independent coproporphyrinogen III oxidase yields the protein MCSLIQKYNVAGPRYTSYPTVPYWNMDTFSNKKWQSSLIQSFDESNATEGISLYIHLPFCESMCTFCGCHKRVTQRHEVEEPYIRSVLKEWKLYCDLFSERPIIKELHLGGGTPTFFTPQHLKNLVKGIFSIAKRAEDYEFSFEGHPNNTTKEHLQALYDVGFRRVSFGVQDYNVKVQQAIHRIQPFANVKNVTEWARQIGYTSIGHDIIFGLPFQKEEHVRETILRTKELRPDRLAFYSYAHVPWLKGNGQRGYKDADLPTADEKRQQYETGKALLADVGYHEIGMDHFALASDSLYKSMELGDLHRNFMGYTASKTQAMIGLGASSISDSWYGFAQNVKGIEEYQHLVENDVIPVYRGHILTDEDRVVRKHILNLMCDFKTTWGLFSQHFNGIDKVVDRLRVMEEDNLVNIGTSGIEVTAKGRPFIRNICMAFDVLLHQKEPKRRLFSMTV
- a CDS encoding DinB family protein encodes the protein MSTATTSKEKVAQVILPSELLAHWQGHRTLTRKVIEAFPEKDFFEYSIGGMRPFSKMVDELLSIAGPGMQEIVTGKAAAFTEDVAHGNSKAKTLALWDEATEEINANWAKIGVDKFHDTIKLFGQYEGTIQSTILYFIDNEIHHRGQGYVYLRSLGIEPPMFWERSEA